A stretch of Argiope bruennichi chromosome 10, qqArgBrue1.1, whole genome shotgun sequence DNA encodes these proteins:
- the LOC129988855 gene encoding calumenin-like, whose amino-acid sequence MKVLILFCVFALAFADPEPGSPSSSASKPSDKPQSFQHQSSLKESTNQHLDAKKDSSEAAAEAASAEEYRQLNADEVKQLLLKVVDENIDKDKDGSITADELKEWLKILQEKVIQDNVNRQWAYYHPETEEVLSWEGYYPEKKQVVSWERYLNYTYPDEALKEGEPATPELKEVKDMIRRAERRWKNADVDGDGSLSKEEFRDFIHPEESQRAGGVAVIEAMEDMDKDKNNEVSLEEYMAHLNKVSGEEKEDPNWASAQQGHFTNFLDKDKDGSLNEAEMREWVVPTYDRSEAEAWRLISIADQDQDTKLTRKDIEDYHEYFLTLLPPEYWVQDDPTESSRHDEF is encoded by the exons ATGAAGGTTTTAATCCTATTCTGCGTGTTTGCCCTTGCCTTCGCTGATCCAGAGCCTGGATCTCCATCCTCCTCGGCCTCGAAACCGTCCGACAAACCTCAGTCCTTCCAGCATCAGTCGTCTCTGAAAGAGAGCACAAATCAACATCTGGACGCTAAAAAGGATTCCAGCGAAGCTGCTGCAGAGGCTGCATCAGCAGAAGAATACCGACAGCTGAACGCCGATGAGGTGAAGCAGCTGCTTCTGAAAGTAGTGGATGAGAATATTGACAAAGACAAGGATGGATCGATTACTGCCGACGAACTGAAAGAATGGCTGAAGATCCTGCAGGAGAAGGTCATTCAAGACAATGTCAATAGACAGTGGGCTTACTACCATCCTGAAACTGAAGAGGTCTTGTCCTGGGAAGGATATTATCCTGAAAAGAAGCAAGTTGTCTCTTGGGAACGATACTTGAACTACACTTATCCCGATGAAG CCCTGAAAGAAGGCGAACCCGCCACTCCAGAATTGAAGGAGGTGAAAGACATGATCCGTCGGGCCGAGCGAAGGTGGAAGAATGCCGATGTGGACGGAGATGGCAGCCTCTCCAAGGAAGAGTTCAGAGACTTCATCCATCCAGAGGAATCCCAGAGGGCCGGAGGAGTGGCCGTCATCGAAGCCATGGAAGACATGGATAAAGACAAGAACAACGAGGTCTCGCTGGAGGAATACATGGCTCACCTAAACAAG GTTTCTGGTGAAGAAAAGGAAGATCCAAACTGGGCCTCCGCTCAACAGGGCCACTTCACCAATTTCCTGGACAAGGACAAAGATGGCAGCTTGAACGAGGCCGAAATGCGGGAATGGGTTGTGCCTACCTACGACAGAAGCGAAGCTGAGGCCTGGAGACTTATTTCCATCGCAGATCAAGATCAGGACACCAAGTTGACCCGAAAGGACATTGAAGACTACCACGAGTATTTCTTGACTCTCCTCCCTCCAGAGTATTGGGTTCAGGATGACCCCACAGAATCTTCCCGCCACGACGAATTCTAA